CCACTTCAATTATGGGAGCGTTGCGAAATGGTCTTTTGGATGTGAACGGAAAGTTTCCAATGACGGGGCTATTGAAATATTGGCCAAATTTGTCGGCATCAAAAGTAACTGACATCAGAAAGACTTTAGTTGTCGTCCTCGTATGACGGAGGAACTTGCGGACGACCAAGAGAAGGAAGTCAGTATCTTCATCCCTCTCGTGCACTTCGTCAATAAtgactggaaaagaaacagacaTTAGCATAACAAAATTTAGCTAATAGTCAGGAACTTACTGTGGGTATAGCCTTCAAGGGATTTTTTGGCTACTAATGCTTCAAGAAGGCATCCTGTGGTCAGATAGGTGAGCAAAGTTGATTCACTTACTTGATGTTCCATGCCAGCCTAGTAAACACATAGCTTTCAATAGTAAAAGTGATAACAGTGTGACAAAATATTCGGTTGTATCCAACAACGGTTCCCAatgtccaatttctttcatAGCAGACCCTTTTGGCTATGCTAATGGCTGCAATGCGCCTTGGTTGAGTCACAACAATGTTGCAAGGAGTTTTTGTTCGGTAGCATttgtaacgaaacgccaagcgaagccccttcttgccccttttatttttgcttaattaaactaagaccttatttcttaaactctccttaacttaataccccactagttgacctagttattagactttctagaaaatataacaagcggagagaacaagtctcggcacgcccgttataaatagaaacttttatgatttgtccaaagctgcccaaaacggccttaacctgccgtagctaaaaatagatatatttttgtctgttgggaattgcccgaaacggcccgaaactgcccggcctatttttaacaatcgtctaaattcgcccgataccgcttgaatttgtccgcctatacctcttcgtgacgtccaaattcgcccgataccgcccgattttgtccgcctataccttaacattgtcccgtatgtcccccacgggatgatgactaacatataaaaagccaccgtaaactcccaaaaggcagtcagatctactctgcctgctccgtgtgccaacttaggcctctgcagctctcccgccgagcccgctaccgtaactcttgcaagccgc
This sequence is a window from Daphnia magna isolate NIES linkage group LG7, ASM2063170v1.1, whole genome shotgun sequence. Protein-coding genes within it:
- the LOC123474064 gene encoding ATP-dependent RNA helicase TDRD9-like, with amino-acid sequence MEHQVSESTLLTYLTTGCLLEALVAKKSLEGYTHIIIDEVHERDEDTDFLLLVVRKFLRHTRTTTKVFLMSVTFDADKFGQYFNSPVIGNFPFTSKRPFRNAPIIEVEHGEPHDIRVYYSEHLQKLEFLGGSMNYLYDSVPEIHKLKYEAVAKLISAFDGRREIQRYGRHPKSKI